The Syntrophotalea acetylenivorans genome contains the following window.
GGTGGCTTCTGTCGATGTTCCGGTGTTGATTCTGGGTGAAAGCGGTACCGGTAAGGAATTGGTTGCGCGAGCGTTGCACGACAACAGCCTGCGTAAAGAAGGTCCCTTTGTACCCATCAACTGCGGCGCGATTCCGGAGAATCTATTGGAATCGGAATTGTTCGGCCATGAGAAGGGGGCTTTTACCGGAGCTCAGTCCCAGGTAAAGGGCAAAATAGAATATGCTCAGGGCGGGACCCTGTTCCTTGATGAAATCGGGGAGATGCCGCCGCCGCTTCAGGTGAAGCTGTTGCGCTTTCTCCAGGAGCGGGTCATCCAGCGGGTCGGCGGCCGACAGGACATCGAGGTCGATGTACGGGTAGTGGCGGCGACCAATATCGATATCCAACAGGCGATACAGCAGGGTACTTTCCGCGAGGATCTTTTCTACTGTCTCGGGGTGATCAGCGTCGACCTGCCGCCGCTGCGAGAGCGAGAAGACGATGTGTTTTTATTGTCGCATCTATTTTTGCATCGATACAATGGCGAATTCGGAAAAAAGGTTCGAGGGATCGGTCAAAATGCTATGGAAGCTTTGCGGGGCTATGACTGGCCGGGCAATGTGCGGGAACTGGAGAACAAGATCAAACGGGCGGTGGTCATGGCCGATCAGCCTTTTCTGGAACCCGGAGACCTGGGGTTTGTCGACGTTGCGCCGGCTGAAGTTCCTGCTGAGAATGGGCAGGCCGGCGGCATCGCTTTAGCTTATGAAGGCCTCACTCTGAAGGAAGCCCGCCAGCGCTTGGAGAAGGAACTGCTGTTGATCGCTCTGGAGAAGGAGGACGGCAATATCGTGCGTAGTGCCGAGATTCTCGGTGTCAGCCGGCCGACTCTTTATGATCTGATGAAAAAACATGGTTTGTAAGGAGTTTAAAAGCGGTGACGAGTGACAGGTGATGAGTGATGGGTTTTCAGCCTTTACTGATCACCGATCACTTGTTACTGATTACTTGTACTGATTCACTCCGCTACAAAAGAACTGGTTTCGCTTTCATATTCCTGCCCGTCGCCATCCACGGCGATGACTTGCCAATAATAAGTCGCGCCTTCTTCCAGGTCGTCGGTCGTGTAATAGCTGTCGGTCAGGCCGGCAACGACGATAGTGTCGCTATCATACGACACGGTAGCCGAAGGACTGCTGCCTCCTCCACCTCCACCACCACCTCCTCCGCCACCGCAGCTGGCGGTGGACAGGGCTAACCCCACGCAGACCGTAAGGGCCAGCAGGCGTTGTTTGCCGAGGCGAGCCGCCAGTTGGCGCAGGCTTAAACCGACCAGGCAAACCATGGCGGCGAGCAACGGTGCCGAGGCGGGCGTGGTGGGGGGAGCGGAATCGCCATGGTGGCTTGCAATCGTGGCACTGCCCGTTTGTAGCTGAGGATCGGTGCCGTAGCGCAGGGTGAAGGTCAGGTTGAGATCTGCCGGCGGCGTGCTCCAGATCAAGGTGGCCGGGGTGCCGGCTGTCTCACCCATCTCCGGTGCGACGGGTGCGGGGATCCAGGCGCTGGCCGTCAGGTTGGAGAGGCTGCTTTCGTACCCTGTGCTGTCGTAGACGGTGGCGCGGAAGTAGTAGACCGATCCTTCCGGCAGTTCG
Protein-coding sequences here:
- a CDS encoding fibronectin type III domain-containing protein translates to MINTIKLTIAALMILVISLLTCPGLLLAQNIELNWESSVSDDVAGYKIYYKAGSSELPLDGIEALEGPSPIDVGDVTSFTLTELPEGSVYYFRATVYDSTGYESSLSNLTASAWIPAPVAPEMGETAGTPATLIWSTPPADLNLTFTLRYGTDPQLQTGSATIASHHGDSAPPTTPASAPLLAAMVCLVGLSLRQLAARLGKQRLLALTVCVGLALSTASCGGGGGGGGGGGGSSPSATVSYDSDTIVVAGLTDSYYTTDDLEEGATYYWQVIAVDGDGQEYESETSSFVAE
- the prsR gene encoding PEP-CTERM-box response regulator transcription factor; the encoded protein is MEKLLIIDDSPEIRQQLKWGLKKDYKLLLAADVDEGLRLFRSHQPKVVTLDLGLPPDIDGATEGLRGLKEILTDAPGTKVVVLSGNEERENALKAVGLGAYDFYSKPIELAELKTILQRAFHLATLEEENRGLLQATQAEQRSLSGIFGQCVKMEEVFTSIRKVASVDVPVLILGESGTGKELVARALHDNSLRKEGPFVPINCGAIPENLLESELFGHEKGAFTGAQSQVKGKIEYAQGGTLFLDEIGEMPPPLQVKLLRFLQERVIQRVGGRQDIEVDVRVVAATNIDIQQAIQQGTFREDLFYCLGVISVDLPPLREREDDVFLLSHLFLHRYNGEFGKKVRGIGQNAMEALRGYDWPGNVRELENKIKRAVVMADQPFLEPGDLGFVDVAPAEVPAENGQAGGIALAYEGLTLKEARQRLEKELLLIALEKEDGNIVRSAEILGVSRPTLYDLMKKHGL